Proteins from a single region of Patulibacter sp. SYSU D01012:
- the rfbH gene encoding lipopolysaccharide biosynthesis protein RfbH: MPDPAELRAQIAALVGQYHAAAFPSEPFVPGETPIRYAGRVFDEHELRALTDATLDFWLTTGRFADEFERRFAAWSGLRHCSLVNSGSSANLAALSALTSHKLGSRRLVPGDEVITTATSFPTTVNPIVQNGLVPVFVDVQVPTYNLDVAQLEAARSERTRAVMVAHTLGNPFDLAAVTAFCARHDLFLIEDCCDAVGSRYDGRLVGTFGDLATVSFYPAHHITMGEGGAVLTNQGKLRLLVESFRDWGRDCWCAPGDENTCGRRHDWQIGDLPAGYDHKYVYSHLGYNLKLTDMQAAVGVAQLDKLDAFGAARRENYRVLREALADLQHLFVLPEATANADPSWFGFPIALRRDAPFGRRELVAHLEERRIATRMLFAGNITRQPAYRDVAHRVVGPLTNADEVAEQVFVLGVYPGLGPEQLAYMADVLHQVAARGLEPVGRGVRRTETGAVVSH, translated from the coding sequence ATGCCGGATCCCGCCGAGCTCCGGGCGCAGATCGCTGCGCTGGTCGGCCAGTACCACGCCGCGGCGTTCCCCTCGGAGCCGTTCGTGCCCGGCGAGACCCCGATCCGGTACGCGGGGCGCGTCTTCGACGAGCACGAGCTGCGTGCGCTGACGGACGCGACGCTCGACTTCTGGCTGACCACGGGCCGGTTCGCGGACGAGTTCGAGCGCCGGTTCGCCGCGTGGTCGGGCCTGCGGCACTGCAGCCTGGTGAACTCGGGATCGAGCGCCAACCTGGCCGCGCTGTCGGCCCTGACGAGCCACAAGCTCGGCTCCCGGCGCCTGGTGCCCGGCGACGAGGTCATCACGACCGCCACGTCGTTCCCCACGACCGTCAACCCGATCGTGCAGAACGGGCTGGTCCCCGTCTTCGTCGACGTGCAGGTCCCGACGTACAACCTCGACGTGGCGCAGCTCGAGGCGGCGCGGTCGGAGCGCACGCGCGCCGTGATGGTCGCGCACACGCTCGGCAACCCGTTCGACCTCGCGGCCGTCACCGCGTTCTGCGCGCGGCACGACCTGTTCCTGATCGAGGACTGCTGCGACGCAGTCGGCTCGCGCTACGACGGACGGCTGGTCGGCACCTTCGGCGACCTGGCGACCGTCTCGTTCTACCCCGCCCACCACATCACGATGGGCGAGGGCGGGGCGGTCCTGACGAACCAGGGCAAGCTCCGGCTGCTCGTCGAGTCGTTCCGGGACTGGGGGCGCGACTGCTGGTGCGCGCCGGGCGACGAGAACACGTGCGGCCGGCGGCACGACTGGCAGATCGGCGACCTGCCCGCCGGCTACGACCACAAGTACGTCTACTCGCACCTGGGCTACAACCTGAAGCTGACGGACATGCAGGCCGCGGTCGGCGTCGCGCAGCTCGACAAGCTCGACGCGTTCGGGGCGGCCCGGCGCGAGAACTACCGCGTGCTGCGGGAGGCGCTCGCGGACCTGCAGCACCTGTTCGTGCTGCCCGAGGCGACGGCGAACGCGGACCCGAGCTGGTTCGGCTTCCCGATCGCGCTGCGGCGGGACGCGCCGTTCGGCCGCCGCGAGCTCGTCGCGCACCTGGAGGAGCGCCGGATCGCCACGCGCATGCTGTTCGCGGGGAACATCACGCGGCAGCCCGCCTATCGCGACGTCGCCCACCGCGTCGTGGGCCCGCTGACGAACGCGGACGAGGTGGCCGAGCAGGTCTTCGTCCTCGGGGTGTACCCGGGGCTCGGGCCCGAGCAGCTGGCCTACATGGCCGACGTCCTGCACCAGGTCGCCGCGCGCGGCCTGGAGCCGGTCGGCCGCGGGGTGCGGCGCACCGAGACCGGCGCGGTCGTCTCGCACTGA